AACCGGCGCTGGGCGGAGCCGGTGGCGGAGGCGCCGATCACGCAGGTGGCGGTGGGCGCGAGTGCGTCCACGGCGGTGCCGGTGGTGGTGCATGGGTATCCGGCGGTGGTGCGGATGACGGAGGCGCACGTGGTGAGGTCCGAGGATTCGGTGGCGCTGCGTCCGCTCACGCTGGAGGAGGCCATCAAGGAGTGCGAGTTCCGCGACCGCGAGGTGTTCGTCTTTCGCGATCGCGAAGGCCGCGTGAAAGTGCTGCATCGGACAAAAGACGGCAAGATGGAGCTGATCGAGGCTCCCTAACGGTCCACAGTCATCGAAGG
The nucleotide sequence above comes from Acidobacteriota bacterium. Encoded proteins:
- a CDS encoding sigma 54 modulation/S30EA ribosomal C-terminal domain-containing protein, whose product is MTEAHVVRSEDSVALRPLTLEEAIKECEFRDREVFVFRDREGRVKVLHRTKDGKMELIEAP